AACCAGATCAGTTTACCGTCCGATCGATAACCGGGCATCTGGTAGCTGATCAGCTCTTCCGCATCCGGAGCGGCCTGCCGGATAATTTGTCGAATTTGTTGCAAGGTCGCATGGGTCGATTCAGGTTGTGCCGCAATGTACTCGTCGACTGTAGTGAATTGAGATTTGATAGATTGGTCCATTAGTATAGTTTGTAAGAACATTATAAGCAGCATCTTACACGCTTTTCCTCATTCGATACCGAAGCTTCTTGGTACATTGATCCAAATCCTGACATTCCTTATGAAAAGAACTGTTTTATTGGTAGTAAGCTGGTGGGCGGGTCTTGGCCTCACTATGGCTCAAAATGCACCCTTTCCAACCATTGGACAGATTATTAAAACTGACCCGCGACTGGATAAACTGATTCCGGCAGAAGCAAAAATAGACGTACTGGCCAGCGGATTCGTCTGGACTGAAGGGCCTATCTGGGTGAAAAATGAAGCCTTTTTGCTTTTTTCGGACGTTCCCCAGAATACCATTTACAAATGGACAGACAAGGAAGGGGTTACGCCATTCATGAAACCGTCGGGTTATACGGGGGTAGCTCCCTATGGCGATGAACCAGGCTCCAATGGCCTGACTATCGACAAACAGGGGCGTCTGATTTTCTGTGAACATGGTGACCGACGTGTAACGGCCATGCCCCTAAACAGTCCGGGAGGGAAACGCACTCTGGCTGATAATTACAATGGTAAGCGTTTCAATAGTCCGAACGATGTAGTGGCTCACTCCAATGGTAGCTATTATTTCACCGACCCACCGTATGGGATGCCTAAAAAAGAAAAAGACCCTACCCGCGAAACGGATGGCTTCGGTGTGTACCGAATCGCACCGGAGCGGGCAGGTGTACCGGGGCAGGTTTCCATCGTTGTGAGCGATTTGAGCCGCCCCAATGGGATAGCCCTTTCGCCCGATGAGAAAATTCTGTATGTGGCTCAATCGGACCCCATGCGCCCGCTCGTGATGGCGTACCCAATACAGACCGATGGATCGGTTGGAAAAGGCCGGATGGTGTTCGGACCCGAACAAATGAAGAAGCAGGGACTGGAAGGAGGCTTCGATGGCATGAAAGTCGACCGCGATGGCAACCTATGGGTAACGGGGGGCAAAGGCGTACTGGTGATGGCACCCACCCAGGGGAGTGGCCCGTATGATTTGCTGGGCCACATAAAAGTAGGGGCCGATACTGCCAACTGTGCCTGGGGCGACGATGGCACGACACTGTATATCACGGCCGATATGTACCTCTGCCGGATTCGCACCTTTGCCAAGGGATGGTAGAATTAATGGATAATGAATAATGTAAAATGGATAATGGTGCTGACTTTGCTATACAGCTTCATTATCCATTTTACATTATTCATTATCCATTAATTCAGCTAACTTTGTGTAGCGTACATAGCTTGATTGAACGGAGTATATTCTCATGTTAGAGAATCGGAGGTGGGTCATTATTGGCATCTTTTGCCTGGTGGGGTTGGTTTATCTGGCCCGGTTGTTTTACTTACAGGTTCTAGACGATACCTATTCGCTGGGGGCGTCGAAGAATTCGATTAAACGAGTGGTCGAGATCCCGTATCGAGGGCAGATTTATGACCGAAATAATCAGTTAATCGTTTATAATACACCTGTTTACGATTTATACGTCACGCCAAAACAGGTTCGTATCCCCGACACCGCAGCTTTCTGCCGGATGATGGATATTTCCCGGCCGGAGTTCGATAGTATCATGGGGCTGGCCGTTAACTATTCCCGTGTGAAACCGTCGCTGTTTCTGCGTCAGCTTTCTAAAGAAGATTTTGCCCGTATTCAGGATGCCCTGGTCGATTATCGGGGCTTTGAGCCAGTCATCAGTTCTATGCGCACCTACCCGGCCCATACGCTGGCCAATGCGCTGGGGTATGTCAGCGAAATCAGCAAAAAACAACTGGATAATCAGGATATTGTCTACTACCGGCAAGGCGATTATATCGGTCATAATGGCCTGGAAGAGCAGTATGAAGAGCAACTACGCGGCAAGCGCGGGGTAAAATTCATGATGCAGAATGTGCATGGCGTGAATAAAGGCTCCTGGAAAAATGGAGAATTCGATACATTGGCCGTAGCGGGTCAGAATCTGATTACGGGCATTGATGTGGAGGTGCAGAAATATGCCGACAGTCTAATGCAGAATAAGGTTGGGGCAGTATTGGCGGTAGAACCGTCGACGGGCGAAATTCTGGTATCGGTATCGGCGCCTACCTACGATCCGAACATGCTGTCGAGCCGATTCTTTTCGAAGAACTACCGGGCATTGCTCAAAAATCCATACAAACCCCTAATTAATCGACCGGCCACGGCCAGCTATCGACCAGGCTCGACGTTCAAGCTGATTCAGGCCTTAATTGCCCAGCAGCAGGGAACACTTTTTCCAAATACGGTTTATGGGCATGGTGGATCGCCCATGCGGTGCCACTGCCGAGGAGGGAATAACCTGCGGGGAGCGGTGCAGAACTCGTGTAACCCGTATTTCTACAACGTATTCCGCAAGTTTATTTACCACAACGGCGAACATAACGTCTTTAAATCGTCGGCAATTGGCTTACGGGAATGGCACGACATGGTCGAAAAGTTTGGGATCGGTGATCGGCTGGGGGTTGATTTGCCGTTCGAACGGAAGGGGAATCTGCCAACACCCGAATATTATGACAAGGCCTATCGGGGTGCCTTACGCTGGAAATTTTCAAACGTGTACTCGCTCAGTATTGGCGAAGGTGAGTTGCTGATTACGCCTATGAAATTGGTGAATCTGGCAGCGACCATTGCCAACCGGGGCTGGTACATTACACCACATT
This window of the Spirosoma aerolatum genome carries:
- a CDS encoding SMP-30/gluconolactonase/LRE family protein, whose product is MKRTVLLVVSWWAGLGLTMAQNAPFPTIGQIIKTDPRLDKLIPAEAKIDVLASGFVWTEGPIWVKNEAFLLFSDVPQNTIYKWTDKEGVTPFMKPSGYTGVAPYGDEPGSNGLTIDKQGRLIFCEHGDRRVTAMPLNSPGGKRTLADNYNGKRFNSPNDVVAHSNGSYYFTDPPYGMPKKEKDPTRETDGFGVYRIAPERAGVPGQVSIVVSDLSRPNGIALSPDEKILYVAQSDPMRPLVMAYPIQTDGSVGKGRMVFGPEQMKKQGLEGGFDGMKVDRDGNLWVTGGKGVLVMAPTQGSGPYDLLGHIKVGADTANCAWGDDGTTLYITADMYLCRIRTFAKGW
- a CDS encoding peptidoglycan D,D-transpeptidase FtsI family protein; its protein translation is MLENRRWVIIGIFCLVGLVYLARLFYLQVLDDTYSLGASKNSIKRVVEIPYRGQIYDRNNQLIVYNTPVYDLYVTPKQVRIPDTAAFCRMMDISRPEFDSIMGLAVNYSRVKPSLFLRQLSKEDFARIQDALVDYRGFEPVISSMRTYPAHTLANALGYVSEISKKQLDNQDIVYYRQGDYIGHNGLEEQYEEQLRGKRGVKFMMQNVHGVNKGSWKNGEFDTLAVAGQNLITGIDVEVQKYADSLMQNKVGAVLAVEPSTGEILVSVSAPTYDPNMLSSRFFSKNYRALLKNPYKPLINRPATASYRPGSTFKLIQALIAQQQGTLFPNTVYGHGGSPMRCHCRGGNNLRGAVQNSCNPYFYNVFRKFIYHNGEHNVFKSSAIGLREWHDMVEKFGIGDRLGVDLPFERKGNLPTPEYYDKAYRGALRWKFSNVYSLSIGEGELLITPMKLVNLAATIANRGWYITPHYIKGFGKVGVGVPAEYSVKHQTDIDYKYYLPVIDGMRGAVAHGTVTPLANIAGIDLCGKTGTAQNAKFGHKYDHSIFIGFAPMNDPKIAVAVFVENAGWGGKAAASVAALVAERYLKRKTEATVLDAQVKASNYMPPAQFLFDAKKPVAPKKDKDTTQKPSVPKPMMTATTPKAFTVTGASGN